A DNA window from Fusarium fujikuroi IMI 58289 draft genome, chromosome FFUJ_chr11 contains the following coding sequences:
- a CDS encoding related to polyamine oxidase precursor: protein MRYSITQLTAVLTTLSTTAHSAVLPREKQGSCTKTKVAILGAGVAGIAAAQNLTKAGIDQFIIVEHNDYIGGRMRKQSFGKKADGQPYTIEFGANWVEGIGSEATHENPIWLLAKKYNLKSHESDYEKYLTFDHKGQTNWSSTIKDLEDIYSKAEAEAGRLLLGNLQDTSVRAAIRSAGWRPDKDDMHAQAADWWKWDFESAWTPDESGLIFGVAGGNATFGYFSDVSNLVVDQRGFSTIIQEEAKTFLKNGDARLRLKTTVEGITYGKDGVTITTDKGDCIQADYAICTFSLGVLQSNTTEFSPPLPDWKQSAIDQFAMGTYTKIFMQFEEAFWDNETQFFLYADPLERGRYPLFQSLNPEGFAPGSNILFGTVTGEQAWRVERQTNNETMEQILEVLRLMFPDKNVTTPTAFTYPRWSTEPWAYGSYSNWPVGMTLEKHQNMRANVERLWFAGEANSAEFFGFLHGAYTEGRDIANKIGNILNGKAGDDEFDMERYENLHGTTFVDEYDEDNGWLFPYDVDGDEE, encoded by the exons ATGAGGTACTCAATCACACAGCTTACAGCTGTTCTCACAACTCTATCCACAACAGCTCATTCTGCCGTCCTTCCACGGGAGAAGCAAGGGTCCTGCACGAAGACCAAGGTCGCTATCCTCGGAGCCGGCGTTGCTGGCATAGCAGCAGCCCAAAACTTGACAAAAGCAGGCATCGACCAGTTCATCATTGTAGAACATAATGACTACATTGGGGGGCGAATGAGGAAACAATCCTTTGGCAAGAAAGCAGATGGACAACCTTACACTATTGAGTTCGGCGCCAACTGGGTTGAGGGTATCGGATCAGAAGCTACACATGAAAATCCCATCTGGCTGTTGGCAAAGAAGTATAACTTGAAGTCACATGAGTCAGATTACGAGAAGTACTTGACATTCGACCACAAAGGACAGACAAACTGGAGCAGCACGATCAAAGACCTGGAAGATATCTATAGCAAGGCTGAAGCAGAAGCCGGTCGTCTCCTGCTCGGAAACTTGCAAGATACTTCCGTACGTGCCGCTATTCGCTCAGCAGGATGGCGTCCAGACAAGGACGACATGCACGCGCAAGCCGCAGACTGGTGGAAATGGGATTTTGAATCCGCTTGGACACCTGATGAGAGTGGTCTTATCTTCGGAGTGGCTGGTGGTAATGCAACATTCGGCTACTTCAGTGATGTCAGCAACCTCGTCGTTGACCAGCGTGGCTTTAGCACCATCATACaagaggaggccaagacgtTCCTGAAGAACGGTGATGCAAGACTCCGACTCAAGACCACTGTCGAAGGCATCACGTATGGAAAAGACGGAGTGACAATCACAACGGACAAGGGTGATTGTATCCAGGCCGACTACGCCATTTGCACCTTTTCGCTGGGCGTGCTGCAGAGCAACACTACCGAGTTCAGCCCTCCTCTCCCCGACTGGAAGCAAAGTGCCATTGACCAGTTTGCAATGGGCACGTACACAAAGATCTTTATGCAGTTCGAGGAGGCTTTTTGGGATAACGAAACGCAATTCTTCCTGTATGCCGATCCTCTCGAGCGTGGCCGGTACCCTCTCTTCCAGTCACTCAACCCAGAAGGTTTTGCGCCGGGCTCTAACATTCTCTTCGGAACTGTGACTGGAGAGCAGGCATGGCGCGTGGAACGTCAGACCAACAATGAAACGATGGAACAGATTCTCGAGGTCTTGAGACTGATGTTTCCCGACAAGAACGTGACGACACCAACTGCTTTTACTTACCCTCGCTGGAGTACTGAACC TTGGGCATACGGCTCCTACAGCAATTGGCCTGTCGGCATGACTCTCGAGAAGCATCAGAACATGCGCGCCAACGTTGAGCGTCTCTGGTTTGCCGGAGAGGCTAACTCTGCGGAATTCTTCGGTTTTCTGCATGGCGCATATACTGAAGGTCGTGATATCGCTAACAAGATTGGCAATATCCTCAACGGAAAGGCtggcgatgatgagtttgacaTGGAGAGGTACGAGAACCTTCATGGAACGACATTTGTGGATGAGTATGATGAGGACAACGGATGGTTGTTCCCGTATGACGTCGACGGGGATGAAGAATAG
- a CDS encoding related to 7-aminocholesterol resistance protein, whose protein sequence is MSGHGPYGPVVNGTQIVFFEYLPSKPAAISFVVLFGIVTLAHLVFLFILRAWFFIPFILGGICEIFGYFGRAQAHDNPDKAGPFILQNVLLLAGTPFLAATIYMSLRRVATALDSQHLSFISLRWLTKLYVLIDIACIVSQFIGAIIPASGEPDAISKGRTILIAGLIVQLCALSIFILTSLYLYIRIRQETGPFLDSSLVRWRRYFRTVEAVTIIMIIRSIVRAVEYLQGQGGFVISHEVFIYLFDASLMFLVMLLFLIIHPGRLVKSGTGMKWRGQTQIDEPGEDIMHLREYRA, encoded by the exons ATGAGCGGACATGGGCCATACGGACCCGTTGTCAATGGGACTCAGATCGTCTTTTTCGAATACTTGCCCAGCAAACCTGCCGCGATCTCCTTCGTTGTTCTTTTCGGCATTGTCACTTTAGCCCACCTGGTatttctcttcatccttcgaGCCTGGTTCTTCATCCCCTTCATCCTTGGTGGCATCT GTGAGATCTTTGGTTACTTCGGCCGAGCCCAGGCCCACGACAACCCTGATAAAGCAGGTCCCTTTATCCTCCAGAACGTCCTTCTCCTCGCCGGAACGCCTTTCCTAGCCGCCACAATCTACATGAGTCTTCGGCGTGTTGCCACGGCGCTTGACTCCCAACATCTTTCGTTTATAAGCCTTCGATGGTTGACAAAACTTTATGTCCTTATCGACATCGCATGCATTGTCAGCCAGTTCATAGGCGCCATCATACCTGCTTCTGGCGAGCCAGATGCCATCTCTAAAGGCCGAACTATTCTTATTGCTGGTCTGATAGTTCAACTCTGCGCTTTGAGTATCTTTATCCTCACCTCGCTATATCTCTACATACGCATAAGACAAGAAACTGGCCCGTTCTTGGATTCGTCTCTGGTACGGTGGCGGCGATACTTCAGGACCGTCGAGGCTGTGAcgatcatcatgatcattCGCAGTATTGTCCGTGCAGTCGAGTAccttcaaggacaagggGGGTTCGTCATATCTCACGAAGTATTCATATACCTCTTTGACGCCTCACTTATGTTCCTGGTCATGCTCTTGTTTTTGATCATCCACCCAGGACGGCTGGTGAAGAGCGGTACAGGGATGAAGTGGAGGGGACAGACGCAAATCGATGAGCCGGGTGAGGATATCATGCATCTGCGTGAGTATCGAGCTTAG
- a CDS encoding related to putative tartrate transporter, which produces MADKKSTTIDDPIIQASDSDYDYGSTQKRAYFTGDTFVSGGATELYKPIPEYEGIHRYDPTAEWTEKEEKKLVRRLDKRICSWVCLMFFALQLDRGNISQALSDGMLDDLGLNTNDYNYGMMIFYLCFLSAEVPSQMISKKLGPDVWIPIQMVTWSIIGICQGFVQDKQSFYATRALLGLIEGGFIPDALLYLSYFYTNKELPMRVGFFYCASNGTFIVAAFLAYGILHMRSVGGWEGWRWLFVLEGTLTFFIGVVSWFYLPPGPTQTASWFRGKDGWFTEREEVIMVNRVLRDDPGKVSELSTFTQSSNTDMEVQGGMHNRQGLTLKLLWNALMDYDLWPLYMISWTMLIPTNPVTAYLTLNLKALGFGTFETNLLTIPGYVLFLVHLILISWYSEKINNRMAILLYYSFWCFVLLLTLELLPANASPWAWYSATILMIGFPYIHSINGEDKKTFFSFSSSLTDSSAVSLTSRNAGSVRTRTVGSAMYNMICQASSVISSQIYRDDDKPLYRRGNKVLLALVVWNVVMTVFIKGYYIWRNKTRERIWSAMSDEEKDVYLRTTKDEGNKRLDFRFAH; this is translated from the exons ATGGCAGACAAGAAGTCGACCACTATCGACGACCCAATCATTCAGGCGTCCGATTCCGATTACGACTATGGTTCAACACAGAAGCGCGCCTACTTCACCGGCGACACGTTTGTGTCTGGAGGAGCTACGGAGCTGTACAAGCCTATTCCAGAATATGAAGGCATTCATCGATATGATCCAACTGCCGAATGGACGGaaaaggaggaaaagaagctagTCAGACGG TTAGACAAGAGAATCTGCTCTTGGGTTTGCCTCATGTTCTTTGCACTACAACTCGACCGTGGCAATATCTCACAGGCTCTGAGTGATGGCATgcttgacgatcttggccTTAACACTAACGACTACAACTACGGCATGATGATCTTTTACCTCTGCTTCTTATCTGCAGAAGTGCCATCACAAATgatctccaagaagctcggccCTGATGTTTGGATACCGATCCAGATGGTGACATGGAGTATCATCGGCATCTGCCAAGGGTTTGTCCAAGACAAGCAAAGCTTTTATGCAACTCGCGCTCTGCTGGGACTTATCGAGGGAGGGTTCATTCCAGATGCTCTGCTGTACCTCTCGTACTTCTATACCAACAAAGAGCTTCCGATGCGCGTCGGCTTCTTTTACTGCGCTTCCAACGGTACTTTTATTGTTGCTGCGTTCCTGGCCTATGGAATCCTTCATATGCGCTCGGTCGGGGGCTGGGAAGGTTGGCGCTGGCTGTTTGTTCTTGAGGGAACACTGACGTTCTTCATCGGCGTGGTGTCTTGGTTCTACCTACCTCCTGGCCCGACACAAACAGCTAGTTGGTTCCGTGGTAAAGACGGTTGGTTCACGGAAAGAGAAGAGGTCATCATGGTCAACCGTGTCTTGCGTGACGACCCAGGCAAGGTAAGTGAACTCAGTACCTTTACCCAGTCCAGCAACACTGACATGGAGGTACAGGGAGGCATGCATAACCGTCAAGGTCTTACGCTCAAGCTCCTCTGGAATGCACTCATGGACTATGACCTCTGGCCACTATACATGATCAGTTGGACCATGCTGATTCCCACCAACCCCGTCACTGCCTATCTTaccctcaacctcaaggccTTGGGTTTCGGCACATTCGAGACGAATCTTTTGACCATTCCTGGATATGTTCTTTTCCTGGTGCATTTGATCCTTATCTCTTGGTACTCggagaagatcaacaacCGAATGGCCATTTTGCTGTACTATtccttttggtgttttgtgtTGCTCTTGACTCTCGAGCTGCTTCCCGCAAACGCTAGCCCTTGGGCATGGTATTCAGCAACAATCTTGATGATTGGCTTCCCCTACATTCACTCAATCAATGGTGAGGACAAGaaaacttttttttctttcagTTCTTCTTTGACTGACAGTTCTGCAGTTAGTTTGACATCGCGAAACGCTGGTTCCGTTCGCACCAGAACAGTGGGTAGTGCCATGTACAACATGATATGCCAGGCCAGCTCTGTAATCTCATCCCAG ATCTATCGTGATGATGACAAGCCTTTATACCGACGGGGAAACAAAGTTCTTCTTGCGCTCGTTGTTTGGAACGTGGTGATGACTGTTTTCATCAAGGGATACTACATATGGCGAAACAAGACGCGAGAACGCATTTGGAGTGCCATGTCggatgaagagaaggatgTGTATCTAAGAACGACCAAAGATGAAGGCAACAAGAGGCTGGACTTCAGGTTTGCCCACTAA